CAGTGGCGATGATCCAGGTTTATGTCACACCTGAAGTCTCCCTGGAACAGCTTTTTTGGACCTTCTGgcagtggaggaacccctgaaatattttgggGGCTTCAGGGACCCCCGGTAGTGGTGCCGTGCCCCTTCAGAGCCGTGGGGGTGGAAGTCAGATGCGGGGGACGGCCGATCCATCGACGGCGCGTTTACCTCTTCCCTTGCGGGGTCTTCCGGCTCCCCCGTCCCCTGTCGAAGGCCAGCGGGGCCTGTGCCCAGCGCGAAGCCGTGGCTGACCTGTCCCTTCTCTCCCGCAGCGACGTCTGACGGCACCAAGGAGGGCCTCGAGAACACGAAGGGGGGAGCCTGCCTGTCCCAAGGGATGAAAGTGGTCCTGAAAGTCGGCCAGCGTAAGTTGCCCGGGggctgaagatgggggggggggtctgaagtgGGAGGCTTCGTgcatgggagtggggaggggctgggggaagagGCGCCTGAATCTTGGGGCTCCTGGGGCAGGAATGAGGTCCACTCGTCGAGAGCAGATCGTTCTGGGAGCCGGGACTCTTGGGTTCCCTGGAAAGAGAGAGGAGCCAGGGGGACTAAAGAGGTCACGGGGGCCGTTGGCAGCTCTGGGGGGTCACGGGGCAGTCCCTCCATGTGTATGCCAGTCAGGCCTTCTGCCCGCCTTCAGAATCCTCTGGATTTGGGGGCTTGCACTGGCAAGGCCTGGTACCTCCTGGGGCTTACTCAGACCAACTCCTTACTGCCAGGGAagcagggagggcgggagcaaaGGGGAGTGGATTCACACAGCTCCGGTCTCCTTTTCTCCCTGCTGGGGGAGTCATCCCACCCAGGGTGCCAAGACCCCCTCAGGCGCACCTGCAATCtcaccctccctgcccctccctcggATCAGGCACGCCTGGCTCAGAACAAGCCATGGGCTGGATGCCTCTGGGACATGGGAGTCCTCGCTGTGAAGGTCACAGGGCTGCTCCTTCCTCCGCgctccttgcagggctgttgtgagagcaAACTAGAGCAGGAATGGATTtgctgcgtggggggggggcatctgctaGACCGAGCTTCTCCCGAAATTTTtatcagccatttcagtttttttccaATTATTAGATTTGAAATTTTCCCAAGTCAGAAGATGGGTTTTTAAATTTGAAAGCATTTCGCCCCGTTCCATAATTTGGGAACTCTTTTTCGGCTCAATAATAAAACCACTGAAAGGAGTATTTTCGGCTGACCTGAGCTCTGGGGGCTGGctgggaaagaaaaggaggagctCCTTGTGTAATCCCGTGCTCTGGCAGATGCGGAATTCTGTGGGACTCAAAAGGCAGCTTTTTGAAATGGGAGCTTGACCTACTAGCCTAGTTTGCATTTCTCCAGGTTCCCAGGACCGACATGCCCACACCCTGGGTGCccgagcagggggggggaggtggtgctctgggagggagggacggcAGGCTGCCTCGCCGACCCCCCAGCCCCCCTTGGGAGCGCCCTGCCTCAGCTGCTGGCTCTGCCTTTGcccacccccctctctctctctgcccttgaCCCCAGATCCCAACACGGGCTCGAAATCCCAGAAGTCAGTTCCAGACACACCCGCTGAGAAGGAGCGAGGGTCGTCAGGTGCCGCTGAGCCCAGCAAGGAGATGAACCCAGGTATGCCCAGAGACCGGCAGGGACGCCCTCCTTGCCTGGACCGGCCCCCGAGCCAAGTGACCTGCCGCCTTGCCCCTTCCTCAACACCAGGGCCCAAAGAAATTCCGTTTCCCGGCGGTGTTTTCCACCTTTCCCAAAGAATGTCCCAATGAGCATGTCAGGAAAATTGGCTCTGAAGGAATATCTACCCGTcagcaccttagaggccaagcAGGGTTTCAGGGTATGAGTGCTGGTGAGACCCAGGAAAGCCCACCCTGGGGGGCTGCGGGCATCCCATTTCCCAGGGACCCCCAGGGTCCAGGCTCCCCCTGGCCGCTCTTTCCCTGCTCTCGGGGGACCCAGGGGTCCCGGCCCTGAGCCCGCTGGCTCCACCTCGGAGGCGCAGAGGGGCTGTCGGCCGGGCGGGAGAGGGCAGGGCGAGGGCTGCTTCCTCTGGGCCCAGGcgtgggaggggggtggctttGGGGGCCCGGCTGCAGGGGAGCCTCCTGCTCTCCCGCCTCTCTTCCGTGGCAGGGAGCGGCCAGGGAGCCGAGCGTGGGTTCGGATTGAGCTTTATTGATGCTGATGGCTGAAGTGAACCCTGCAGAGCCGGGCCAGGGGAGGGATCGGGGAGGCAATTAGCTCCATTAACCAGAGACGACAGACACTAACGAGCCCCTTTGCCCGCCAAGTGGGGCTGCTTGGACATGCCTGCTCTTGCCAAGGCTGCGGAAATTTCTCTCTGAGAGCGCGGCAGCTGtgcgggggggacggggggggggaccggTAAGCAGCCCAATCCTCCCTCAGATGGATGGCCGTTCTTTCGGGGCTCCTGTTCTGCAGGGCGAGCGGGGATCCTATGGCTTCCGGCCTCCccttcttccctgccccccaaatctggtccgtggggaatcaaacgccaGCATCTCCAGCAAGTCTTTTCTTGCGCTCCCACATGGCCCACAGGGAGTGGCTTGGGAAACATAATTTATGGGGAAATAGCTCTTCTCTGTCCTATATTTAGTGGCATGGATTGCACCTGGGTTCAGCCTAGCCTGCTCCCACGCTGATATGTGGGGGCAGGGCGGGGGCCCCGGACCTTCCTGAGCCcgggggcacctttggaatcctgGCACGATGTGATAGacgtagccacaaaatggccaccacaaaatggcttctgcaggaggcggagccagctgcaaaatggcagcCGCAGCAAACCTCCAGTCTGCCAGGGAAGAGCTTTGTGCCATGCTGGCATCTGCTGCCAAGGCAACCGAATACCcggtggccagtcagaagccttggtAGGCAAAAGCGCCCCAGGAGAAGTGTTGAGGGCCCCATGGGGTAGAGGCTCCATTGTGCAGCTGGGAGCCAGCCGTGCAGTCAGAAAAGCAAGCGTGTAACGGGACGAGTCAGGCGGAGGGCCTGGCCTCTGCCCTCCCGGGAGGTCTCCACTAAGCCTCCTTTTCTTCCCTGCCCCCTCACAGGACCCCCAACGGGAAACACCACGGGCAAAGTGGGGGGCGAGAACGGGCCCCTGCCCCAGTCCAACGTGCCCATCATCGCCGGGGCCGCCGGGGGAGCCGCCTTCGTCCTGCTGGTGGCGGCCGCCGTGACGGGGGCCCTGTGCTACCGCCGGCGCCAGGCCAAGCACAGCGAGTCGCACCACCCGCCCCTCTCGCTCAGCACCCTGACCAGCCCCAAGCGGGGGGTCGGGGCCGGCGGGGGCAACAACAACGGCTCGGAGCCCAGCGACATCATCATCCCGCTCAGGACTTCAGACAGCGCCTTCTGCCCCCACTACGAGAAGGTGAGCGGGGACTACGGCCACCCCGTCTACATCGTCCAGGAGATGCCGCCGCAGAGCCCCGCCAACATCTACTACAAAGTATGAGAGGGAGGGGCGGCTGGACACCCTCCGACGCCAAGGTGGAGAGGGGAGAACTCAGCTTGGCCGGGGTGGACGGGACGAGCcaccccccccgtccctcccccccagccccggaCGCTCGACAGCGGGGTCAGTGCCTGAGTCGTCCTCCAGCCGTCGGGGGGGTTACTGGGAAGCGGATCCTTTTCTCCTGGGGATCTTCCCCTTCCGACGATGGACTCTGGGCTGGCTGGGATTGACAGAACGTGGGATACAGCTGGCCTCCTCCCAGTCCGGTCTCACCCCGCTTCCCCCGTTCTCTTTCTGCCCACAAAAGGgttgagcccccctccccagtcctgaTCCCCCCGTGGAATGAGGCGTGGACAAGGTGAACAGGGCCCCGCAATACCTGTTTTCTGGCTTCAAGCCGCCCAGCGGAAGGTGCCTGTTGTTGGGGGAGCCACACTCCCCGTCAACCCAGAAGGGCCACAATGAATTTGGGAAGAATCCTTCCCACCCATTTACTCAGTCAGTCAATTCCATGCAGAAATTCGAATTTATTTTCTTGAcattcgttttttaaaaaagaaaacatgcctCAGACAatgctgtggggggtggggagagagatttTAGGGAGGAAGACCCTAGCTAGGGTGGGAAAGGTTGCGTTTGCGGAAGCTCTGCTGATCTGATTCCAtgattgccttaaaaaaaatcggTTGAGGtttacctttccccctcccaccccgccACTAAAGTGCCCCTCACGATGGAAATTTCCAAGGTGCCGTTTTTTGAAATTTAGGAATTGATTTTGGAAATGGTGCGTGACTTTCAAGTGGCGGAAAGTTTGGCTCCGCTCCTCTTCTTGGTGGCTCGGTCAGGTGGGCATGCCGTCCTCTCTCCTCCGGTACACCCCTCGGACGACGGGGGCAGGAGGGACTGGCCTCTCCCCACTGCGGGTCCCTCAGCAAAGGGGCTCAAGAGGCCCGTCGTCGTCCCCTCCCAACAGGTGCCCAAACGTGGCCTCTAACATTGACTAGAgaccccacccgcccgcccgcagcTGACGTGGTGCATCTCTTGTGCCCCCCCTGCACTCCAAACCTTGAGCCCATTGTGGTTGGTCCTCcggtgctcttttgggggcacaGAGGTTGACGTGGATACGAGAGGAAGGGGGCCCTCTCCCTACCCGTGTTTGGATCGGGGAGACTCGACCGACAAGCACAATCTGGGATTTGATATTGGAAGAGGATGGCCTATTTATCTGccggtggccattttggaagcatcTCCTTGTTTATTCGGTCGGCAGAAGAATCCGGAACAAAATGGCCGCCTTGCCCCTGTCGATCCGTGGCAAGAACGCGGCAGGGGCTTCCCCGATCAGCCCCGGCTTCTGCCGTCCGGCCCAGGGAGGACGTGGCGGTGACTGAACGGCTCCCGCACGGGCGCATCCGGTGGATTTCCTGAAGCTGAGTTATCGTGTGTGAAGTTTGTGAATCGCGACAGAGGCAGGACTTGGTGCCTAAGACTGGCTCCGTGGTTGAGCAATTCCTGCTTTGggcaggaaacaaaagaaaacaacacaaaaaaaaaaaaaagagaaaaaatgtgGTCTTTTTCAGCTTTAACAGAGTTTTGTtcgatctttttttttttttttttgatggaaGAGTTTCTTAGCTTTGTCGGTGGAATTTTACTGTTGAATCATGTTGATTATAGAAGTTCTTGTGCAGCTTGGTTTGGACTCTGCTTATTTCCGGGCTGTGGAGCAGACGGCCAGCTGGGCCCTGAGGTTGAGCAGAGGCCTGAGGCTCCACAAGGTCAAAGGCCACCGTCCGTTGGTGCTTCTTGGCCCAGGGAGGGGGTGACCAGGAGAGCAGGGCCTCTTTCTGGGCTGGAGGTGGGGGAAAAATGGGGAGTTTGGGAGAGAACCGATGGTGGGTAGGGTGGGCAATCTGCTCCTTCTCTAGCATGCCGAGAGGGGCACCAAGAAGGTGgagaccaccccttcctcccaccccataagaTGCAAATGAGGGAGAAGTGTAGTCTGGACAGCTCCTAGCCCTAAAGCACCAGCCCAGCTCCTGCCCCTCACCCCGTGCAAATGCCTGGCTTTTAGGTTTCATGCCCTCTTGGAGAACGTGCCACAGCTCTTGGCAAGGTCCAAAAAGATGAGGTTCCCCAGTACTGCCAGCTCGCTGCTGCCCACCCGACCCTTCTGGCTAGGAAGGCCTTCTGCTGAGGGGTGCTCTGTGCATGGGAAAGACCCTCTGGGCATCTTTTTTGGCAGCTTGGGGGTAGTCCACGTGGGATATGTTTCCTGTTGGGCACTGTCCTGGCTGGGGGGCCAGCTAGGCCTCCTATCCCCCACTGCCCACAGCAGAGCCAGTGAATCCCAAAGAAAAGCCAGTGGCCCCCTGGGCAGAGGAGGGGGCACGCAGGGCCCAGTGtgtttcctgcttctcctctctgcccccctgctgctgccagctccaCACACCCCCTGACCTTGCTTCTGACTCCTCCCATCTCCTTCTTCAACGGAGAACTTGGATCAGCAAAGCTGCCGCTAACGTGATGGATTTTGGCAGCATCCGCGCCCTGCCCCTCCAGGGCTGTGTCTGTCCCACGGAACAAGGATCTAATGGAGAATGCCAGCAAAGGGAGCTGGggggtgctttggggggggggagcggtggaGAGGCCGGGCAAGCGAGCAAGGGAGCGAGTGCTTTCCTGAAGCAGCCCGTCTCCCAACACTCAAGAGTGCTCAGATCACAGCAGGCGGGGTGTCCCACCCcggtgacagccccccccccttgtgttcTGGGCCTTTCTCTACCTTGTCAGTGCTTGAAAGAGACAGGGGCTTGAGTAGCTATTTTGGGAACGGAGCCGGAGAGACGCCAACGTTGCACGTCCTGCTGGAGTCCAGGAGCAGACCTGGCAGCAGCTGCAGACTTTTGGAGCTGGAGAAGTGTCCGGATGGATGGCAAAAGGTGTCCCCCTTGATTTCCCTGTCCTGGGCCTGGGTCCTTGCCCTGCGCCGGGCGGGAGAGACACACGTGTGAGTTCTGTTTTCTCCTCGGTTCCCACGGGCCTCGTGCCTGATTTGAACCAACCTATTTGGGCTGCTGAGGAAACGCACGTGTatgtggcttgggggggggggtctgaggggGAAGCCTCTTCTGCCAGTGACTTCACGGGGAGTCACCTCACTTGGGTTTCTCCagggcagaggtccccaacatggtgcccacctaGTGTCATCAGAAAGTGCGTGAAGTCAAATCAGGCGGCTGCTCAACAGGTCCCTTGATTGGTCACTGGAGCTCTGATTGGCTAGGCAGATCAAAATAACCTTTCAGGGGCAATTTGCCGCCGGAGGTGGGCTTTCTCCTTCCTCTAGTCCAAGGTATTTTTTAAttacttccctttccctctgcactATGGCTTTctccttctctgtgtgtgtgtgtgtgtgcttgtgtctgcctcccttggcagccattttgtggctagctccgcCATTTTTGGCTGTGTTCACCACCCTGTGTCGGAATTCCAAAGGTTCCTGCAGGGTCGAAAAGGTcgaggggatggactagatgacccttggaagCCCCTTCCGGCTCTGTGGTTCTCTGACCCCAGCCGCAAGCCGTCCCGTCCCCAGATAATTCCTGCCCCAgcattctgttctgttctgaaAGCAGCGAAGCAGGTTTGAGACCAAATGTAAGTTTCCAGATGCAGTTGACTTGAAATAGACAAAACCGCTCTGCGAAGCTGAAATGTGAATTCTGCTTTAGGGCCTTGGGGCTCAACGTGTTTGCCGGACACACCAATGTGGGGTGTAGGAAGCAAGGCAGTAAAAGAGCCAGATTCGGGACCAGCTGGATTCCTGGGCTTCTGCTTCCAAAATCAACATTCCCTTTGTCTGGGAACTCCCGGAGAAGAGCTGGATCCCAGTCCCCTAGCTAGGGACCACCCAGCTTTGGGGGGTGTCAGCTTTCAAGAGACTCCAGCCTATCCCGCcccaaatcttgtgggtctctctTCCGGCTTTCCTACTGCAGGCCAGGGTGGCCGCCCTCTGGAAGGAGTCTTCAGCGGCCGTTCCGGAAATGGCTTCATTTACGACTTGGGTTTGCACAACATCGGAGTTCACCTGGCGATGAAATTTGGCTTCCACTGGAAACTGCCGGAAACCCTGATTCCCCTGGCCTGGTTGAGCCGGGAATGCCTTGGGAGAACTGTGTGCCAGGGTCCCCTCCAGCGTGAGCGGCAGGGCTATGGGGAGCCAGAGATggaggcggggtggggtggggtggggagggggggatctatTAGCTCAGCCGCTCAGCCGCTCGGCTCAGCGCCAGGGGTCGCCTGGGGTCACTCCCCAATTAGGTCACATTTTCTCCTCCTGTCTCCACACTTGCTAATGAGCATGGGTTCTGGGGTTCCTTGCCTAGGAGGAGGGGGCCTGGGGGTGTTTTGGCTGCCTTtctcaagggggtgggggtgggcagcggTGGAGGGTCCAGGCTGAGAgccatgggtggggtgggggggtgatttCTTTCGCATCCCTTGCTTCGTTGACCTTGCTGGGCCTGACAGAGGGGTCAGGGTTCCCATGTGACAAACGGAGTTGATATTTTCTGGTTCAAAAGTTTAAAACCCAGAGGCTGGGTCGGAGTGTAGCCCTGGACCTATCTCCAGTGCGTTGCAGTATGGAAGAGACAGCCCCTGATCGAGGACAAAGTGCCTTTTCCCACTGTCAAAACCTCCCCTGTGCGTGTCTTGAACTCGGGTCCTGGCTTCCGAGTCATAAAACTGcccatctcccctggagaaaacggccgctTTACAGGGTGGGCTCTACAGTAACGGGCACAGCTGGGcactccttgccctccccagactaTCCGCAAATCCTCAGGAATCTTCAAACCTGGCGGGGCCACCCTCCCACACGCGGCCACGTTCCTACAAGGGGTCTTGGCACCCGTTGGCACCAAAGCAgcgccagcccccaccccaccctgaaaaTGCCACTGCGcagaggggggggagcagctctGCGGCACCCAAATCAGCACAGCTGTCGCCCGGCGGTCATCCCCTGGCAGCCTAACGGGCCATGACGCTGTCTCTTTAAATCTCGCCCCGCCTCGCTTGACCCCTGGCCCCAGCCCACTGCCTGGGAAACaatgacactggggggggggggggtgtcagcctGACCTTCCGACTGCCTGGGTCTGTCCCGGATCCCTGATTCTGGCCAAAGCTTTCCAGAAGGGCAGCCAGGAGCCTACCCTgcaaagctgctgtttcctccaggagaactgcttTCTGGAGGCTGTAGAGAAATTGTCATTTCAGAAGATCTCCTGGCCTCTCCCTGAGGCTGTGAGGAAGGggctgcttcgggggggggggggggctgtatcgTATCAcatcctccccccttccaccCCCAACCTCCCAAGAATTGCCCAGCCAGATTGGGCAAGCCAGAACAGCAGCCTCGGAAGTCCTGCAGCTGCTCCCGATGGCTACGGGTCACTGCGGCAACGTGGCCTCTTTCGCAGCCACGTGGCACTACTGCGGCGTGGGTGAATGTTTGGGCTGCCCTTTGTCCCCTACAAGAGGCTGGTCATCAGGGCCAgcagggccagacaggccatccacaCTCCTGTCACCCTCCTCCCACGCAGGCCCTGCAGGGTCGGGCCGAGGCAGGCAGAGCCAGGCTGCCCTCGTGGCCCAGGCAGAGTCCCAAAGGAACCGCAAAATCTACTAGGATCGGCCAAACGGGCACAAAACGGTTGTCACCCTGGGGCCCCGATCCtgtccctctccctgcctcctctcCATCCTCTTTGCCCTCCGCCTGTCTCCCCTCTCCCACCAGGCCTCTTCAGCCCCCTCCTGGCAGGCGGGGTCCCCCCAAAGCCACAGGGCAGCTGCCGGCCGGGCTGTCAGCGGGAGAAAGGGGGCTTCATCAATCAAACGCCCCTCTGCCGTGCGCCCGCCCTGGCCCAGCTGGCTTTTGAGGGAGAGGAACCATAAGGAGCCCTCCCAGAGCAGAGAAGGGGGCACGAGGCcagagggtggaggggagggaagcagcgccatcttgggaaatccctggagatttggggccgcatcctggggaggaggaggagggaagccaccccagcagggatgtgatactcaaagaggccaccctccaaaacagccatggcCTCCAGGGCAACTACAGCCTGCAGCTCCATTGTAGTTGCCAGGGAgtcccaggccctacctggaggttggccgccACAGAAGGGGCCAGCCAAAGGCtaagtggggtgggtggaagacCACCCTCCGGTGTTCCTTGCAGGGACGCAGGACAGGACCCGTGACACCGCACTGCCCCCTGGTGGAGTCCCGAGCCCGTCCTGCAGGGCAGGCTGCCGCTCAAACAGGGCAGGTCCACTAGAGTCAGGATCCCGCTGGACCTGGGAAGGGGCGAAGGCCAGGATGCCGCTGGGCAGGGGTCCCAAGCCTTTCTGAGCCTCTGGAATTTGTGTTTGGGATTTGGCTGAGCCACAGAACGGCCGCATGGGGAGGGTGCCAGCCGCGTAGCCGAGGAAGGCCCAGCGCCAGCAGTAAGAGGAGCACCCTTAAAAAAGCCATGGCCACCCACCATGCCGGGGGACCCCTGGGCTAGATCCTGACCTTTCAGATTCCAGGTGAGTGGGGCGGCCATGTTAGTCTGTGGGTATTCGAAATATGAAAAGAAGCTAGCGGCACCCGAAAGACTGACAGATGGGCGGTTAGAGAGCCACTGCAGCGTCAGGGCTGCAGTGTCGGGCTCGGGTCTCGAGTTCGAATCCCGCCCTGCCGTGGAAGCTTgtttgggtggctttgggctcttGGCCTCACCCGCTTCACAAAGTGGTGGTGAgggtcacctggagaggaggagaagctTGCAAGTCATTTTAAGTTCCCCTCTGGGGAGCAAGATGGGATATAAACAAAAGCGAAGAAATAAGTAAATGCTGTGGCAGCTTCCATTTCAGTGGAGCAGGAGATTGTGAGCAGGTAGCAACAGCCTACCTGTACATGCCTGCATCTTTTGGTACGAAAGGGCCAACGTGTGTTGAATGTAGCATGACGGGCATGAAAAGAAGATCGAAATATATGCTGTTGGGTGTCCCTCGTACCGTACGACCAGGCCCCTGGTGTGTGTGAGCAtggagggggtgtgtggggggtctGTTCTCTTCCCCCCATGACCGTGGAGTGCCGCAGGTGTTAACCAGAGGCTCACGCCTGCTGGCCTGCGCTCCCGTCTCCCTCGATGACTCTATTAGCAGTGACTGTTCTGCAAGACGCCTGCTTAATTCGGGAGGCCGGCTCCTTTATCTTGGAGGGACTGAGGTGAGATTCCTCAGTCTGAAAAAAGGAATATAAGGAAAGGGGGATTCATTACGgggaacggggaggggggcagcagacTGACGGAGGgttttgtgctgggggggggggacacgggaCAGGAAGGGCTGGGAGGAGAAGAAAGCCAAGAGAAacagccccctcccttctttcgCATCCCCTTCCACCAGGGACCCCGGGGCCTGTGGAGAGACGCTGAAAGCACCAAAGAACTTCCAAAGcttttttcatttttgcatttctgctttgttttgggtccccccccccttcccatgcacAGAGGAGCCCTTTTTCCTCCTTttgttttaatcccccccccccagtctgggtAAGGAAACATTGCAAATGCCGGGGGGCAAAGGAAGGGGGGCTGGCTGcagagggggaggaagacccaaaaCGAGACATTTTCTCTCTCCCAATAAAGTCATGAATACATTAATTCCTCCCCGTCCTCTCTGCAAACATGCCGCTCTCTCTGTACACAGCAGAATGTCAAGAGAGGTGGGCTTCAGAGACGATTCCGGAGCCTGAAGGACAGAACCTGGCTTGAGGTGGATATGCAAGCAAATactcccaatattttaaatttccaccaatgcaatccccccccccaggagggcaagggggggaggggagaaaacaagggggagggggggggggagaggaaaattgCCCacaagcctcccccccacctttcccccttttttgcagGAATGTTACATTTctattcaccaccaccaccaccacaccccaCGGGGAGGTGTTCCTATCGCCGGCCATCGCCCTGGGCAACAGTAATGGTAACCATGGCAACTTGTTGCCCGGCGACAAGCCGCACACTGTGCCAAGGAAGATGTCCTGACCCTGGTCTccttcttggagggagggggcttttctTTGCtaggccccccccctccccaaagtacaacacgcacacacgcacactccCCGGACCGGCCATCCCGCGGGATCCGGGAAAGAAGGGGGGTGCATCCCGGAGGGCCCCTGGGGTCCCGAGCAGGAGGGGGGTGGCTTGAAGGGGAAAGGGCAGCTCTTGCAGGGCAgagggaggcctggagggggcagctTCCCCCCTTTCTGCCCCTGGGCAATCCCCACCCAGGACGGTGGGAGCCTCGGCTTGGCCGGGCTCTGGTAAGAGGAGGGGCAGAATTGTGGCAGAGAAGAAGGCAAGACCGTGCAGGAGAGGTGGGTCAGGGGCGTGCCAAAAAGGAGCCCTCTTCCATGGGCCAAGCCCGCTCCCTTCGTACTGGATCGCTTGCCCCTCAGCGGCCTGGCCTGTGCAAGGGAAGACGGGTCACCAGACCGCCCTGTTCCTGGCCATTCAGAGGAGACCTGCAGCAGCCTCAAGGTGGGGAGAGAGCCACAGCAGGGCCCCTGGGTGGCCCCTAACCCTGGGGCCTAGACGCATGCTGCCTCCACACAAGCGGTGGAGCTTCTAGAGAGGGCGGGGGCCAGAGGGAGACCCGGAAGCATGTCAGTGCCAGGAATCCACACCAATTAAAATGTTAAGAAGGCAACAGGGCACTTAAGCAGCAAGTAGGATCAGGTGACTCCTGCAAGTGAGCCAATTTGCAAATTAAGGAgagattccacacacacacaaacacacaccagtgTGGCCAGGCCCGACCAATCATGGGGCAGTTCCCAGTGACCCAGAGGACCCTCGGACCCTGGGGGGTGGGAGCTGCCCCCTTGATTGAACATCCAGCAGCCCCAGAGGGAGGCATCTGGAGAGAGAAGGAGGCCTCCCGCTTGCCCCTGCCCCCCCGAAATCCCCAGCAGGCGCTCAGGGGCGCAAGAGGGCCGAAGGCTGCCCCCGGGCTAGCAGTGCTTCCTTCCCAGGGTGGGGCCGGCGGCCGGGAGGCAGCGATGGCCGAGCGATTTCTTCCCGTTCTCGGATGCCGGCCGGTTTTGGAGGCGTTGGAGCGGGAGCTGTGCGTCATGTCTCTGTATGATCCCCTCCCTGCCAGGAGCTCCTTCTCGCCATCAGGCTCCGGCACATCTTGATGAGTTCCTGTCATCGAGAAGCAAAGTCGGTTTCCGAAAGGTCAGGCAGCTGCTTGTCAGACGGATCAGAAATAACCCTCTGTTTGGGTTTGCCGCGGCAGCGGGAAAAGCTCCAAAATATCACAGAGTCTCAAAATTAGCTAGAAAATGACTTTGCGGAGGGGCCCGGCACAGAGATGttgcttcctctcccttcttcacTTCCTTTCCGTGCAGTTCGCTGGTTGGAAGGGGCCCGGGGAGCGGTCCTGATGGATTTCATGCACccggtccacccccccccccgcccaagtgctgccccctcccctctccctgcaggACTCGGGATGCAGGAGCAAAGAAGCACACATCTTGATGGGGGGCCAGGggggcacttatttatttatatccagcctttctTCCCACAGTTGAGGTTTGGAGCATCTTAAAacgttgttctcccctcctctgttcggtcacaacacccctgtggggtgggctaggctggccatttgtgaagggcccaaggtcacccatccatGGGAGAAGAGGAGATTTAAACGCAGGTTGCCCGGAATCCTAGGACTGCCGTGGCCTCTAGGGTGGAGGCTGCTTCCTCGT
The Paroedura picta isolate Pp20150507F chromosome 16, Ppicta_v3.0, whole genome shotgun sequence genome window above contains:
- the EFNB3 gene encoding ephrin-B3 isoform X3, producing MLKFLIKLRFQNEGGYVLYPQIGDRLDLICPRSVPLGPFSTEDYEYYKLYLVQTEQAERCEILRTPNLLLTCDRPEQDMRFTIKFQEYSPNLWGHEFKTNLDYYIITTSDGTKEGLENTKGGACLSQGMKVVLKVGQHPNTGSKSQKSVPDTPAEKERGSSGAAEPSKEMNPGPPTGNTTGKVGGENGPLPQSNVPIIAGAAGGAAFVLLVAAAVTGALCYRRRQAKHSESHHPPLSLSTLTSPKRGVGAGGGNNNGSEPSDIIIPLRTSDSAFCPHYEKVSGDYGHPVYIVQEMPPQSPANIYYKV
- the EFNB3 gene encoding ephrin-B3 isoform X1; protein product: MAPGASWAGFYGGLLFSLLELWFIDGLSLEPIYWNSSNKKFQNEGGYVLYPQIGDRLDLICPRSVPLGPFSTEDYEYYKLYLVQTEQAERCEILRTPNLLLTCDRPEQDMRFTIKFQEYSPNLWGHEFKTNLDYYIITTSDGTKEGLENTKGGACLSQGMKVVLKVGQHPNTGSKSQKSVPDTPAEKERGSSGAAEPSKEMNPGPPTGNTTGKVGGENGPLPQSNVPIIAGAAGGAAFVLLVAAAVTGALCYRRRQAKHSESHHPPLSLSTLTSPKRGVGAGGGNNNGSEPSDIIIPLRTSDSAFCPHYEKVSGDYGHPVYIVQEMPPQSPANIYYKV
- the EFNB3 gene encoding ephrin-B3 isoform X4, which gives rise to MAPGASWAGFYGGLLFSLLELWFIDGLSLEPIYWNSSNKKFQNEGGYVLYPQIGDRLDLICPRSVPLGPFSTEDYEYYKLYLVQTEQAERCEILRTPNLLLTCDRPEQDMRFTIKFQEYSPNLWGHEFKTNLDYYIITTSDGTKEGLENTKGGACLSQGMKVVLKVGQRPPTGNTTGKVGGENGPLPQSNVPIIAGAAGGAAFVLLVAAAVTGALCYRRRQAKHSESHHPPLSLSTLTSPKRGVGAGGGNNNGSEPSDIIIPLRTSDSAFCPHYEKVSGDYGHPVYIVQEMPPQSPANIYYKV
- the EFNB3 gene encoding ephrin-B3 isoform X2, translated to MLPPPQRWESQSWQGRDRHSGGVWAEPGILEGTAARFQNEGGYVLYPQIGDRLDLICPRSVPLGPFSTEDYEYYKLYLVQTEQAERCEILRTPNLLLTCDRPEQDMRFTIKFQEYSPNLWGHEFKTNLDYYIITTSDGTKEGLENTKGGACLSQGMKVVLKVGQHPNTGSKSQKSVPDTPAEKERGSSGAAEPSKEMNPGPPTGNTTGKVGGENGPLPQSNVPIIAGAAGGAAFVLLVAAAVTGALCYRRRQAKHSESHHPPLSLSTLTSPKRGVGAGGGNNNGSEPSDIIIPLRTSDSAFCPHYEKVSGDYGHPVYIVQEMPPQSPANIYYKV